In Massilistercora timonensis, the following are encoded in one genomic region:
- a CDS encoding putative ABC transporter permease, whose protein sequence is MGLYEVLLSFFVYAFLGWCTEVAFAAVKTGKFVNRGFLNGPLCPIYGVGVVLVVLLLAPIHQSLALLYVASTVLVTVLEGLTGFFMDKIFHHKWWDYTDQLLNIGGYVCLPFSLVWGVCCVLIVRVIHPVVERGISALPMLLGIVFIVILEIALFADLGVTASSILKLNRQLDAMEKIAAELREFSDRVGANIYENVTDVMEFHEKVRKLRDRYEELARSSARRSARFLKAFPTMRFGRHIDILEELRERIHVRR, encoded by the coding sequence ATGGGATTGTATGAGGTTTTGTTATCATTTTTTGTATACGCTTTCCTGGGGTGGTGTACGGAGGTTGCCTTCGCCGCCGTGAAGACAGGGAAGTTCGTGAACCGGGGGTTCTTAAACGGGCCGCTGTGCCCCATTTACGGCGTGGGCGTAGTGCTGGTGGTGCTGCTTCTTGCGCCCATCCATCAGAGCCTGGCGCTTCTTTACGTGGCCTCCACGGTGCTGGTGACGGTGCTGGAGGGGCTCACCGGGTTTTTCATGGACAAGATCTTCCACCACAAGTGGTGGGATTACACGGACCAGCTGCTGAATATCGGGGGATATGTGTGCCTGCCCTTCTCCCTGGTGTGGGGGGTGTGCTGCGTGCTGATCGTCCGGGTGATCCATCCGGTGGTGGAGCGGGGCATATCCGCCCTTCCGATGCTCCTTGGGATCGTGTTTATCGTGATCTTGGAAATCGCCCTTTTCGCGGATCTGGGGGTGACCGCGTCCTCGATCCTGAAGTTGAACCGGCAGCTTGACGCCATGGAGAAGATCGCGGCGGAGCTGCGGGAGTTCTCGGATAGGGTGGGAGCCAATATCTATGAAAATGTGACCGATGTGATGGAGTTCCACGAGAAGGTTCGGAAGCTGCGGGATCGCTACGAGGAGCTGGCCCGCTCCAGCGCCAGAAGGAGCGCCCGTTTCCTGAAGGCCTTCCCTACCATGCGGTTTGGCCGGCATATCGACATCCTGGAGGAGCTGCGGGAGAGGATCCACGTAAGGAGATAA